The DNA sequence ACTGTCATGTTGCTTATGCATTTCCATATTAGAAAAACTGGAATAGATATTGTTGACTTTCAATCCCTGAATTCACGAAAAATTTGCTCTAATGGTTTCATGATGTTTACAACTTTATTGCTGAACTGTTTTCTTTCATAGTCAAATGAAGCTTTTTAGTGCTGTTCTTTTATTCACAAGACTTGAAATGACATACTCAGCCggcaagaaaacaaaagagtAGTGTCATTAATTAAGCGGTAGTAATGAACCATGTTCGGGCTATTGTGCATTTCAGAATAATTAGTGAGGGAGCGTATGCACAGAACATAAAAGCACATGTTTCTTTTATCCCCGAGTGGCAAAAATACTTTCTTCATAACCTCATTCCAGCATAATTTATGTCCTTGAAAATATGCATGATTGGTTGGTGTGATACAATGTTCATAATTATTTCTTGGGAAAATgccattgatatttttttctttcatatcagatattttgtattttcatatacagtacagtaccctCTATAATTGTTTGTGCCCTTGATacagataaacaaaataatacttCTAAGCTATTTTAATcctgaaacatgaaaaatattaaccAATATTTAACAAACCAAAGTTCCAAGGatgttacaaacaaaacaacgtTTCTTAAAGTATTAATTACAGTATTTTGCAacatgtgctcatacttctaaGCTTATATGCATGAACAGGTGCAGTAAGAATATATTGCATTGATCATCCAGGCCACAGACAGATTGAGAACTTTGGACCAAATTCAGGCTACAATAAATAAAGTTGCAAgtgttattaattaatttaaataagctGTGCAACACTTCGCtgaagaacatttttgtggGAATGACACAATAACTCAATGTAGagaaaaatacatgtattttgttATCTCAAAGATAAGAACATGAACAGTGAGCAATATCTCAGCTGGTCAccataaaacaaattattatctTACATTTTTCCTTCTGAAAAAAGGGGGTCTACCTGCTGGTTATGCTCTCACCAAGCATTCACTTATAATGAGACCAGTACTGGACTTGTAAATGTGCATTATATGCTATTCAGTGTTAGTTTGCAACATTAcctgttgttgttttcagttTGAGTTTTATAATGGCATCCAGCAACTAAAGGGCACGTTTACCACTCAATGGTTAAAAAGATGTCATTCAATTGCAATACTAACCTATCATACTGAGCGACTATATAAAATAACGTATCAAATCTTTAGTGTCTTAGCTAGCCTGTGTAATCTGTACCCTAAAGGGTTAATTTTTAGATGAAGGTACTTGAATAACTCTGGAATCTTGAGTAGTTAAGAGCTGTTTGAAAACCTGTTGGATGTCTCTCAAGACTGGGTAGGGCTGGGTACCCCATTCTTagaacattttaaacttttaaaaaatcatttaatatgggaattttaataatttctgGATTACTCTATATAACCCCATCCTAAAACCCTATAAATGAGATATGGGGGTAGAGTTCATGTGCACGTAGTAAATGGGAATCAGTACACATTGGTCATGTGACTATTTTGAGTATTTTGATGGATTTATTTGAAGTGCTTACATAtcttgaaaataatgtttttatgggTAATTAGCATTGctgctgaaaacagaaaaaagtggaGACTTCACTTTAATTGTTTCTTGTATGGACAATTAATGAATTCAGTTCTGCATCAAGTCTGTGAAGAACAGCCCATGCTTTATAAGATGTGTATTGTGTCAACAGAAGAAACCATGTctaaaaagattaaatattcctacattactgtagattttacatttttttttgcattattgcaatttcagaattcatattttctaaattatgaaaaaatatcctgaaatattttaaaaccaaacagaaaaagacTGGCAACAAATGTAATATTGCGTAAATTAATACCTGTCTTCCATTCATAAATCTATTTTAGGTTTAAGCAAGGAAAACATGGGTTATTGTAAATTATACCAGCTACTTTTTAACAAGGTCTATGTGATTTAATCAGTTTGACCAGTATCTCTTCGCTTCTCctttcattattttgaatgaGTGATTTGAAATAGTCAAAATGCACTTGAACTAGTTTTAGAACTACTGTTGCCTTAGAAATCCTGCTATTCagaaaaagtaaacatttctgAATGTGTATGATGTCCTGTTGTTTGCAGCAGTTCGTCAGTATCTGAATCCTGTATGTAATTACATTGAAAAGCTATTCTTTATCTTATTCTTGTGTTATTGGGAGTCAAGGACATGAAATaatgacatgtttttttatttgaaaagaatGTAATTTCTTTCCAACCaacgaaaaaacaaaacccaaactGGATGACCTATTAAATTAGGGAGACATTTGCTCTGCATACCGAACATGCAGATGAGCTTGAAATTATTGATGATGAAAAGTAACCTTTAAACTGATTTGTGCTAATTTTCCTGGATGCAATTTTGATCCTCAAGCTTGTGTGCTAATTTTAAGCAAGGATTAATCACCAGAAGTTACTTCATTTACTCTAATTGGTTGGTATTGCCATTGTAACCATCATCGActttacatgaaaacattcaaatataacaaataGATCAGTATGGAGTGACAAAATTTAGTCTCTTTGCTATAAGCATTGATATTTATTGTAATCCAACTGATTTCTTGTGATAAAAATTGTTTACTGAGGTAAATAGAGACAACACAACTATATTAATTCCAGTACTTCCCTTGGCACCTCTGGCATAAGTCATAGGATCTTCCTCCATACAGTAcctttccatccatccatggtCATTGctcatgttacattacattacaggcatttagcagatgctcttatccagagcgacttagaccacgtttacatttctgaatgctGCTTTTGCGATCAGTTAACAATTCCTTTGAATATTGATGCTTGCGGTCGCCATCTTGCTAGAAGATCCCCTTTCAGTACTACTAAGTTTCAGCCTCCTGCAGAGGTAACCAGGCTTCTGAGTAAACTGTTACAGCAAATTTCACCACCACATTTTACAGTGGATCTGAGGCTGAAAATGCATCCTTTATTCCATACCAAAACCACTGCCGGTGTGTGACAAAAGATCTGAATTTTGGTCTGAACATAACACCTGGTGCCAATCTAAGTACCAATGCCATGCCATGCCAAGAACTCCTGGGGCTGAGGTTTGATGATTGCTTTCCAAAAAGGCTTTTTGGTAACTTTGACCTATTGTATGGAGTTGGTATCTACAGTAATTGTTAATTTGGAAGCTTGATGACCCCAAGATACAACCAAGTTCTGTTATTCTCCAGTTATGGCCCTTGGAGTTGtctttacctcctgagccatctTCATCACTGTGGAGTGAGAAAGGCAAGACACACTTGCGCCCTCTAGCAGGCAAGTTTGCTACTGTTCTGCTGGCATCAAAGCTCTTAATTATTGCCTTAGCTGGTAGTATTAAGTAGcatattaagtttttttttttggtatcatTGCCTGATTTATGTAGGTCAACTCCCATTTGTCTCTTTTTATTTGAGAGATCTTTGCCTTTCCCCACAGTGATGGgtgacaaatatattttacgttCGTTTTTACCTTACTTTCTAAGTGAAACAGGATAATAGTTTCTTAGAGCTGAGATGAACTTACAGtggaattgcattttatttataaggaaacttttggaaaataatgtgatttttttttctcagttttttttagaataacaaacaTTTCCCCAATATTTTGAACATAATCCATTGCTCATTAACTGTGTCGTTAATTTTATGTGGTGTTTTTGCTGATCTGACCAGTGTCTTAGCTGGCATGTGCCTGTTTGTTCATATTGTGGTTGCTTTTTCCAGGTAGTAAGGCAAGAGTGCCCTggtaacaaaaatatgtttttacataTATGGAGGTCCAATGTATGGGAATTTGAGAATGGTCTTTTTTGTGACTATGGAAGGCTGGTCTGATAATATTTTAAGGTTTTATCTACACAACCAATGATATCAAAACAATATACAGACTAATTTGGTGCTTGGTGTAAGGTTGAAAAATTGTTATTGAAGTATATGCTATAAAGTACAGACAGGCAAGTGTCGTGAtccacaaattaattaatttattaaggACAATGGGCACAATCATTCACATTGCAAAGGCTAATGCACGTCCTACTGGCTTGAACATATGACCTTTCAATTGATGtctttttcagattttacatTCATCATTTAATTCAGAGCTCTGTAATGTACTATAGATTTGGCAGATCTGCTGTGTACCCAACTTCACAAAGAAGAAACAGCGATTTCTCAAAGTGATCTGTTGTTTAAGCGAACCAGCGCCACCGTCATTgtcaaccacacatcacacatttcTTTATGGTGTCACATCAATAAGCCAATTACATGCTGTCGAAACATTACCTGTTTGCATATACAATGGGTAAAatttaacatatatttatttgtggaaaGGAATGATCAAATTAACAGAAGCAGAAACAATctaaacattttattcagacaATTTATACAAAAACCTAATGGATTAAAACATCAATTTAGAGGTTAAATCCAGGCTGGCTATTTTGAAGTACCTGCctggaaaaaaatactgtcaGGCTTAACTGATTGCCCATGAACCAGGGGAAAAGGACATCCAGAGACTGGCAGGAGCTGTTTCTTGTGTTACATAATGGAGCACTTTTCCTCAGCCTTGGTTTTCATGTCGGTTAGGGTGGCCTGTGCCTTCTCCTTAATCTGGTCCATGTCCATGTTCTGAAGGTTCTGTATCTGACCAAAAATGGagtccttctcctcctcctctgtggcGTCCTCGTCAACCATCTTCAGCAGCTCCTCTGGCACATCCACATCATCTCCTGCCATCTGGATCATGTTCTCATCCTGCTCACTCTGGGAAAAGAGGACATTTAAAAGCACAGTTTATATGGAGACCATGCAGCACCATAGAGTTCTTACAACCGATAGGTATTTTATGCGTTTGTCctaatgcacattttatttgagaaGTTCCAAATGTAGGACCACATAAACATCAGGTTATAATATACAGGTATATACATATGAGCCATTAGATGTGATTTATCAAAGCTGATAACAATTGTAGCTCAAATGATATTTGGGATAACTTAAGGTTTCAGTGGCTGCTTGATAACAGGCCATTCATAACATGCTGACTGATGTGTTTGAAAGGCTGATGCAGGATCACATCATGAGTCAGAGGAGACAGGGCAAAGGTGGTAGTGTGAAGCTCCTGATGCTCGCCATCTGGCATTGTCTTTCAGGCATAATTTTCAATAATGAGTGCAGTAAAAGACGTGTGAGGTGCATAGCTTAAGCAATAAAGCTCAAAGTCACGTGAGGTTTATCATGGTCAGTTATAAAGATTCACCAACAAAACTGAGGCTCATTACTACAGAAAGAATTAAAAGCAGTATGAGTCACCCACAAGACAATGTACCaagtttacaaaaatgtatccgTTTAAGACATACTTCTTGATAGCCAGGTGTCTGCCATGCGTTGGCATATCGAGATTTAGAAAGCTTTCTCAGAATGCAACTATACTTTGAGCATGTGATTTATAATAATGCATTGAGCTCTATTTAGTctcttttgaaatgtttatacatattatacatatgtaACACATATATTCATTGAAAATTATCTACAgatatattaatttgtttttcacacaGTGTGATTTTGGCTGTACTTGAGTATGTGAGTGGATGAAAACTAGTGTAGAGGAAGAACAGTCCTCCTGTGCTTGTTATGCCAGGAATTGATTTAACTATATTGCCATTTACTGTAATGCCACTCAAGGGggcattttaatatattgtgcTGTGGTTCTGTCAATGGCTGAATCAAAACCCATCAGATCTTCTTAAATTCTTTGTGTTTGAAAGATCCATTTTAGGAGACTATATAAAAATCAGAATAACAGGAACAGcatattttaagcatttttgtacttttttttttttttacacttgtcttttttaagtaattatttttattgtttaacaataacattacatagttcacatatgaaaatatatacttCATACACAGATGAAGCATGAATTAACACAAAGAAGCAAAACCTCCTTCAGTTACTAAAAACAGTAACATTTTTGGAAGAATATTACTCATGAATCTCAATGAAATGCACCAGTACCAATGAGTTAAGCAATACATTACATATCCAAATACTGTATGCATACAACAGCATCAAGGTAGGGTTTTCAGTTGGCTTGCCAATGGCTCAAACTATTGTTCTTCTACAGAATGTGTACTACTACAAACTCTTGCTTGGTTGCAATTGTCCCCCCATTGTTAAGCTAATAGATTGCATTGTTGGATCCATACAGGGTTCACACAGTGGGGAATCCAGGCATACAGTATATCACTTGTAATGGTTATCAGACTAAGGTGTAGACATAGCCATATTGAACAGCCCTAAACTCACTGCTATTTGAATGATATTTTccaatatttacattaaatggAATGTTTAATATAACTGAGCATGCTCTATATGACATCATAATGAAACAATTATGGCatcaaaatataatgtaatcacattaaaataaaaaccttttagTGTGGACAGTCCATATAATCAATCAGTATTCACTCGTTATCAGTTTGTGTTTAAAGTCAACAGCCTAACTCATCTGTGCTAATACTTTTCCCTACTCCTTCCATTGTTGAGTTCGCTAGAAATGTAGTAGTCAGTCAAATACATGGGCATGGTTCTGCCTCCCATGCTACTCAATGCTTCCAGTTTGTTATGGCTAATGgcatggtatggtatggtatggtttGGTATGGCTAATGCAGACACCTCCACTAAGTGCTAAATACAAGTTTAAGGTCAGGATACACTATGGGACTTGCATGTGGGACCTGCAAGTCCTGAGTATGaagccttatttttttcttgctttaaacttCTGACCTTACTTGTGTATCTTTTCCTTCCTGTATGCAGTTGAACTCAGGACACTGTACGGGGGTTAGACACAGCCTTTGGCTCTTGCAAATTAGACCTCTGACATCTGGGTAAACTTCTTAACTAGGGCATTTAAGTTGAACAATGATcagcacaaatatatatatattatacttaCCTTCGGTAGCCTGTATTTTTCTCTTAAACATGTCCTTAAAGTTGCCCTCTCAGCTTTCTTATGCAAGAAGTCAGCATCTCTTTGCATCCTGGAATGTGAAAAAGAGATTTGATTGCATTACCTCCTGTGACCGCTGCTTTAATACGTCAGACACCAGATGTACAACTCATTCAGTAACAGACCTGTAACGTTTAAAATGATACTAAACTCACCGCATAAGCACTACAAACCCAGCACCATAGCTTTCTTTGAAATGCATGAGATTTTAACCGATAATATTTAGGCTACTGCTTTTGCCGTCACTATTCTTGTTAACTAACATAAACAATGCATCTTGCCTTTGACTTGAACATTGTGGTTCTTACAATGGATGACAGTAATGGATGTTTTTTGTAATATCACATCTTCCAGTTTTTTACTTAATTTGGGctttttggggaaaataaaattctCCATAGTGTGTACACTGGGGAGCAAAACAAATAACCAGTTTTACAGTTTCAGTGTGGTGCAGTATATGTCTCCAGCCATCACATGAAGGGACTTTGTTGGCAAAATGTGTTAACTTTTTTTGTGACAAAGTGATCCCCTCATATCTACTTCCAATATAATAAATCACAACCATGACTTTTTCTCCTAGCTCCATGGAATTTGACTGCATAAATTGCATGAACCTTTTTGGTTCGGACATAAGCATGGATAAAAAACTTAGGAGGCTCAGCCAGTGTAATCTTATTGTGTCTCTAAGTATGACTTGCCGTTGACACTACCAGAAGGCATTGTGTTTGCTTGCTTGACAGAAATCATATTGGATATTAAAATTATGACAATTCATGGATGTGGACAATTTGAGTCTTTTGACCGTAACTGGCTGCCTCTTTGAAGTGTTACATTCTTGGCCTTAAGTGACACCTTAGACACATCTTATCAAAGCAAGAATAAATCAGTctattttgatttaaatgaatAGACAATATAATATAGTATTTGATATGCCGTTTAATTTTTACACTGCTAAGTTCATTCAAAGATCTATAAAAACACTATTACTGTAATTGAGAGGGTAGCACCTGATAAGCTGCCAGCATGtaatgcatggcagccattttgtgctagAACTCTCAGTGGAGGGGCATACATTTTTAACCAATTAAACTTGAGGATAAGATTGACAGGAACAGATTAGAGATTAGGCAAAAACGCTCCGATTAACACTCTTGCTCTTTGTGAGAAGTACCATGAAATTCTTAAGGACTTGTCAGGACTTCCATTTTACATCTCACCTGGATCCCTGTTTCCCTGCACTGATATTACTGTGTATATGTAATACCTTTTAATGTGCTTATTACTGattgtattaaataataaatatatatattttctgtagtCACAGTGCAATAATTATGAAAAGGTGACTTTCTAATAATGActttctaattatttttattcacacatttaaaCTGAACTCAAGTATACAAATGCCTGCtggaccaaaataaataaatagattaatgATCAATGCAACAATCCCCGGGCTTTGTCTTTTCCGTCTGAGTTGACTGGCTGTTAATATGAGGCTGAGAGGCATAATATCAGACATGTTTGCGTGATCCACGGTGCTTGCTGCTTGGCTGATCTCAGGGCATGGCAGATGTCATGTCAAAGGTTTTCTGGACCTCCAGAGCACGCAGCAGCATTATCACATCAGGTTCCCCAGTCATAAATACCTGCTATCGCTGCTGCTTGTTCCCACAACTACGTCAGCGCTGCTTGGATTAAATAGTCTAGTCTTGCAAATCCCAAAACCAAAAATGCACCACCATGGTGGAAGATTAGGGGATAGGAATGCTTTTCTGAAGGCAGAATTCTCTGCTGAAAAAACGACAAATGGAGCTTTGTGAATTCCCTGTGATTAATTTGTGCTTGGGCACAATGGCTGTATCGTGACCTtgagatgaaaaacaaaagaaattatattGTGGAGTGAAAAACTGAGCTGTTAAAACTAGACCCAGCAGTAGccataaaagaaaataacaccGAACAGACCATTGAATATTGGCCTAAACgcctggaaaaaataaaaaaataaaaataaatttcactggAGTACCTGTCTAATGAACTCTTTCACTAGAAAGGGTTTTATGTGATGTGTTTGCAAGTCAGTTACAATGTTCAAAGTAAAGCTCCAAAAACAGAGCTCTCTATCGTTATACTTTCTATATTCTGCTGTACCCTCCCACCTCCATTTTGTGACAAATGGACAGGCTGGTGACTTACTTCTCCTCCACCAGCTGCTTCTGGTACTCCTCGTACTCCTCCCGAGTCAttccggcggcggcggcggggtcAGCCGGGGCGGCGTCCTCGCTCTTCTCCTCTCCGCCGAGACCCAGGTTCTTCACCTGGTTGCTGACCATACTCTTCAGGAAGAAAGACATCGCGCCTCAAGGGTCCACCTCACTTTtatatcaaaaatgtttttggtgaaaaaaaaaagaaaaacgcccGTTTTTTCTCTTGCGCCCCTGGATTGGTGTCCGAGCAGCGAAAACCCAATGAGAGCCTGTCTAACAAGCCGGCTGCCTGGCTGCGTAGTCAAGGGCACTCTGACAGCAGACAACAGAggccaaaaggaaaaaaaaaaaaaaaaaaagcagcagcagcagctatgCCACAGTCGTAATCTGGATTAAACCTCTAGCTCTAGTGCTCTAGGAGGCAGATGgtttatgtttgtttaaataGAAACTACATTTAATTGTTCCATATTGATTATCTCTTGACCAAACTTGACCTATAAATTTTGTTGACCAACAAAGTTGacagagaatacatttttttttgttgcttttctaGGTTTGATTTTGTTCCCCGCCTTTTCTCGTACGAATATTGCATCCACCGAAATGACGCTAATCTGATTACTTTGGAAGAGGCGGGCCCGTTGTGCCACGGGAGTATCTCGCagagatttatatttatacccctgagccagagagagaagtGCAGGATTATCAGACTCAGTTTATCTTGTTGATGTTGGACGAGTGCACTTCTACTGTAAATCACTGGCCCGCTTTGACTGACAAAATTAGggaaacaaatgcaaattttgaAGCAATACATCACTTTAAATGGTCCACCCCAGCTCTGTATATACAGTAGTGGTAGAGGTACTTGGCTTAGACGTATATAGTCTGTCACTAAGGTGAATATAAATTGTGAAATTCTTGCCCAAATGTTATAAAAATACTACTTTTAAGTTACAACAGTTAAAGGTGGGAATTGCGTCAATACAATCACGAAATAACTGCAATTTTCTTTCAGGTGAATTCACACAGCAAAATGTACAGTCACATCCAGTGCCtaatactgaaatgaaattctaagaattttttttattatatgctTAAAATACTTCCTGGAAATGACGCTTAGTATAGTTTTAATTATATTAGTTAAAATTTGTGGCCTCCGATAATTTCATTATTGCCATAGTTATGACAAGGCCCTCAAAAATAGCAGCAGAAACTTCTGTCTAGCACCTAAGGTGATTACGTTGTATTAGTGCCGTGTGACAGTATTAAGAGGTGGTCTGACATTCCTAGATCAAGGTTAAAACACTTAAAGCAAGAGGGAATTCATTATGCTTTCACAGTGCTGCCGTTCCATTGTCAGGGGAACATGGGAAAAAGcacaacaaacacaatgaaAGCGCTGGAGAACGGACAGACAATTAGAGGAGTGAAACCAAGGATGGTCCAAGTGTGTTCTTTTCATCCttgtttcttcctttcttcctcgCCACGCTATTCTGTCATGGCTTGGGATCCCTCAACTTCAAATCTGCATTAATCAGACGGTAATAAGCAGCGATAATCATATTGCACGCAGCCTATTAACAGTGGATCAGAGGTAAAGAAATAATTGGCTTATAAATAAACTGATAAAGAatcggctttttaaaaaacccgaTGAAGATGCTGTCGCAATTGTGCCGAGTTAActaatcatatttaaaaaagactttTTAATCCTCCGTTGGGTCCTACTGCAGATTATATCTTGTATCTGCCATGATTACTTTTCGGGAACTCGGCTGCTGCAAAGCTCCTTCCTACCATTGAACAGTATGAagtatgaaaaacaaacatccaACCAACCTGCTGTTCCGCTCGTATGACAAGGGATGTGGGAGTGACAGATGTGCTGGCATTtccccctgcctctctgtgtaATCCTCTCGTTTGAGGAGAGTGAACGTGAGTGTGAGATGGGAAGAGAGATTTATTGAGAGATTAAAACACAACAGGCTTTAATTTTACTAATGGGAGGGCTTTGGCTTTGGGTGGGGTTCTAAGACCGGCTCTGAATGTGACAGAAATCCACACAGCAACCCTGGAGACAGTAAGAATGATGTCACGTCACGCCTCGTACCGTAAGACTTGCTAGATGTAGATCTGTCAAGGGCATATTAGTCTCCTCCAGGGCCATTTTTAAATGGTCACTTCAGGAAGTTAGCCAAGGCAACCCACCAAGGCCAAGGCAATCTTGAGCTGGGATTCTTACCTCATTTTCTGCTGTTCAATTGTAGTACTACAGACACTCAATAAATTTTGCTTGTGCCCAGAATGACTTTCTCAT is a window from the Anguilla rostrata isolate EN2019 chromosome 14, ASM1855537v3, whole genome shotgun sequence genome containing:
- the cplx4a gene encoding complexin-4a; the protein is MSFFLKSMVSNQVKNLGLGGEEKSEDAAPADPAAAAGMTREEYEEYQKQLVEEKMQRDADFLHKKAERATLRTCLREKYRLPKSEQDENMIQMAGDDVDVPEELLKMVDEDATEEEEKDSIFGQIQNLQNMDMDQIKEKAQATLTDMKTKAEEKCSIM